From Draconibacterium halophilum, one genomic window encodes:
- a CDS encoding alpha/beta hydrolase: MKRYSFILTVLLAFSAVIAMAQTAEQTVVEDFKPSSVNQPGKEYPMVNSEGRVRVQISAPEAEKVQLDISAVKYDLVKDENGVWTGESAPQDEGFHYYQLWVDGAAVPDPNSLYFYGASRWGSGIEIPAHDQEFYALKNVPHGEVRELQYFSESNNTMRRCFVYTPPGYDENPEKRYPVLYLQHGGGENETGWSSQGHAGLIMDNLIAEGKTVPFIIVMDNGNWAMPRPPRNREGGERPRTWPPEGWADGFMNTLLKDIIPMIDGKYRTLADAENRAMAGLSMGGMQTRVITLANPDVFSHVGMFSGGSITMEDVEQNPDFKEKVKLLFVSYGSREIENPRPGPWGDPKENTEALKKAGMNTHFYVSPETAHEWQSWRRSLYQFAPLLFKN; the protein is encoded by the coding sequence ATGAAACGATATTCTTTTATTTTAACGGTATTACTGGCCTTCTCTGCTGTAATTGCCATGGCGCAAACAGCAGAACAAACAGTAGTTGAGGATTTTAAACCCTCTTCCGTAAATCAGCCCGGAAAGGAATATCCCATGGTAAATTCCGAAGGACGGGTACGCGTTCAAATTTCTGCGCCTGAAGCTGAGAAAGTGCAACTTGATATCAGCGCAGTAAAATACGATTTGGTAAAAGATGAAAACGGTGTGTGGACCGGCGAATCGGCACCACAAGACGAAGGTTTTCACTACTACCAGCTTTGGGTTGACGGAGCCGCTGTTCCCGATCCAAACAGCTTGTATTTTTACGGCGCAAGCCGATGGGGAAGTGGTATTGAAATTCCTGCTCACGACCAGGAGTTTTATGCCTTGAAAAATGTTCCGCACGGCGAGGTACGCGAGCTACAGTATTTCTCGGAAAGCAACAATACCATGCGCAGGTGTTTTGTTTACACGCCTCCGGGTTACGACGAAAATCCTGAAAAACGCTATCCGGTGTTGTATCTGCAACATGGTGGTGGCGAAAACGAAACAGGCTGGTCGAGCCAGGGACACGCAGGTTTGATAATGGACAACCTGATTGCCGAAGGAAAAACCGTTCCGTTTATCATTGTTATGGACAACGGAAACTGGGCAATGCCAAGGCCACCGCGTAACCGCGAAGGTGGCGAGCGCCCGCGCACATGGCCACCCGAAGGTTGGGCCGATGGTTTTATGAATACCTTGCTGAAAGATATTATTCCGATGATTGATGGAAAATACCGTACCCTGGCTGATGCCGAAAACCGTGCCATGGCCGGATTGTCGATGGGTGGTATGCAAACACGTGTGATAACGCTGGCCAATCCCGATGTGTTTTCGCATGTGGGAATGTTTAGCGGTGGCAGCATCACCATGGAAGACGTTGAGCAAAATCCTGATTTTAAGGAAAAAGTAAAACTGCTTTTCGTTAGCTACGGAAGCCGAGAGATTGAAAATCCGCGCCCCGGACCATGGGGAGATCCAAAAGAAAATACCGAAGCACTTAAAAAGGCCGGTATGAACACCCATTTTTATGTGTCGCCCGAAACTGCCCACGAATGGCAAAGCTGGCGCCGCAGCCTTTATCAGTTTGCACCTTTATTATTCAAAAACTAA